A single genomic interval of Pyrus communis chromosome 7, drPyrComm1.1, whole genome shotgun sequence harbors:
- the LOC137740304 gene encoding photosystem I reaction center subunit VI-2, chloroplastic: MASLATLAAVQPAAINGLGGSSLTGTKLVVKPTRQSIRTKNIRSGAVVAKYGDKSVYFDLEDLGNTTGKWDLYGSDAPSPYNPLQSKFFETFAAPFTKRGLLLKFLILGGASTIAYLSATASDDILPIKKGPQLPPKLGPRGKI, translated from the exons ATGGCATCTTTGGCAACCCTAGCAGCTGTTCAACCTGCCGCCATTAACGGCCTCGGCGGAAGCTCCCTCACCGGAACAAAGCTTGTTGTGAAGCCCACTCGCCAGAGCATCAGAACCAAAAACATCAG GAGTGGTGCTGTGGTGGCCAAGTACGGAGACAAGAGCGTCTACTTTGACCTTGAGGATCTGGGCAACACCACCGGGAAGTGGGACTTGTATGGTTCGGATGCGCCTTCACCCTACAACCCTCTTCAG AGCAAGTTCTTTGAGACATTTGCTGCTCCATTCACCAAGAGAGGCTTACTCCTCAAGTTCTTGATATTGGGAGGAGCCTCCACCATTGCGTACCTTAGTGCCACTGCCTCCGATGACATTCTACCAATCAAGAAGGGCCCACAACTTCCACCCAAGTTGGGGCCACGTGGCAAGATCTGA